A genomic stretch from Arenicella xantha includes:
- a CDS encoding RNA polymerase sigma factor: MKRLFLTMVDQHQQLVYSQAMFILANKADAEDATQETYERFWAALNKPRPGKEFTSESAKAWLLHVVRNLCIDKLRRRKPTTTQELDEFENQSSHSKPVTELMSKQMNSWLGRAIKKLKEPYRSLIILADLQQRSIKDVARTLNLNENQAKVYIHRGRRQLRGFLQGIEL; encoded by the coding sequence ATGAAACGCTTGTTTCTAACAATGGTTGATCAGCACCAGCAATTAGTCTATTCGCAGGCGATGTTTATCTTGGCGAATAAAGCCGACGCTGAAGATGCCACGCAGGAAACTTATGAGCGCTTTTGGGCGGCACTAAATAAACCACGCCCAGGCAAAGAATTTACTTCCGAGTCAGCCAAAGCATGGTTACTGCACGTGGTACGTAATCTCTGCATCGACAAATTACGTCGACGCAAACCAACAACGACCCAAGAGCTTGATGAGTTTGAAAACCAAAGTTCACACAGCAAGCCGGTTACTGAGCTCATGAGCAAGCAAATGAATTCATGGCTAGGTCGAGCCATCAAAAAATTAAAAGAGCCGTATCGCTCACTAATCATCCTAGCTGACTTACAACAACGCTCAATTAAAGACGTGGCCCGAACCCTTAACCTCAATGAAAACCAAGCCAAAGTTTACATACACCGTGGCCGCAGGCAATTGCGTGGCTTTTTGCAAGGCATCGAACTATGA
- a CDS encoding choice-of-anchor Q domain-containing protein: MNLDKHGNTRNIRRFKKTLLALAIPFAASTGHAAIFVVNSDVDSAAGCTLREAVQTANANMNLDNGCGVGSAAGVDTIEFSVSSVKLANGELTITDDVYINPSANDVTIDAANTSRIFNIVDAKVTLSHLTLTGGDGSDGGLPKDYDDGGAIYVNRGNLILQNTVLYGNTAVYGSGGAIAARADLLTINDSQIHNNTAVSGGGISDRSDHLIISDSQVTSNTATMYDAGGIFVGSDTATITGATISGNSAKTSGGGLSLSGTSASISNSSVSNNYLAGISDDGSFFGGRGGGLEVSSSSLSIVRSQISLNTATGSGGGIYTIASDVSVQDSSISSNRAQALGEVSTAIGGGGIYITMRSSSFASANSQITLHGSTIANNVSGHDGGGILNAPQAGNGETIIDILNSTISNNSAANLGGGVHQINESEIISYGSTLSENTSVFGAGGISANGSDSFVSLSNTIVAGNRSEFSSSEIRLDGGSIFTLEVGHNVLGRAKFTTAESFSGVPITGDNIFATSDGNNPQILNQIISPLSNNGGPTRTHALPIGSIAIDNGDAFICDLYFSGADQRGPNNRQDSHCDIGSVEYFIEDDACFVVPTANAKLVTFCL; encoded by the coding sequence ATGAATCTAGATAAACACGGTAATACAAGAAATATTAGACGCTTTAAAAAGACGCTTTTGGCATTGGCTATTCCATTTGCAGCGTCGACTGGGCATGCAGCAATATTCGTGGTTAACAGTGACGTCGATAGTGCTGCTGGCTGCACACTCCGAGAGGCGGTTCAAACCGCGAATGCGAATATGAATCTTGATAATGGGTGTGGTGTTGGTTCTGCGGCCGGTGTCGATACGATCGAATTTTCGGTGAGTAGCGTTAAGTTGGCAAATGGCGAACTCACGATAACTGATGATGTATACATCAATCCGTCCGCTAATGATGTAACGATAGACGCCGCTAACACTTCTCGTATTTTCAATATTGTTGATGCTAAGGTTACGTTGAGTCATCTAACGCTTACCGGTGGTGATGGTTCGGATGGTGGGTTACCTAAGGACTATGATGATGGTGGTGCGATCTACGTTAATAGAGGAAACTTAATACTGCAGAACACTGTTTTGTACGGTAATACTGCAGTGTATGGTAGCGGAGGGGCTATCGCGGCACGCGCGGATTTACTGACAATCAATGATTCTCAGATTCATAATAATACGGCCGTCTCGGGCGGCGGTATCTCTGATCGGAGTGATCACTTAATTATTTCAGATTCGCAGGTCACCTCCAATACAGCAACCATGTATGACGCCGGTGGTATTTTTGTTGGGTCAGACACGGCGACAATCACTGGGGCTACCATTTCAGGTAATTCAGCGAAGACTAGCGGGGGCGGATTGAGTTTGAGTGGGACATCTGCGTCGATTTCGAATTCTAGCGTTAGCAACAACTATCTTGCGGGTATTAGCGATGATGGTAGCTTTTTTGGCGGTAGAGGCGGTGGCCTAGAAGTAAGCTCATCTTCTCTCAGTATTGTCCGTTCTCAGATTAGCCTTAATACAGCAACCGGTAGCGGTGGTGGTATTTATACGATTGCCAGTGATGTTAGCGTACAAGATTCTTCAATTTCAAGTAATAGGGCTCAGGCGCTTGGCGAAGTCTCGACCGCAATTGGTGGCGGCGGCATCTACATTACTATGCGCAGTTCGTCGTTCGCCAGTGCTAATAGCCAGATTACTCTGCATGGGTCAACCATAGCTAATAACGTTAGCGGCCATGATGGAGGGGGCATTTTGAATGCTCCGCAAGCAGGCAATGGAGAAACTATAATCGATATACTGAATTCAACGATCTCAAATAATAGTGCTGCGAATTTGGGCGGAGGTGTTCACCAAATTAATGAAAGTGAGATTATCTCCTATGGCAGCACCCTAAGTGAAAATACCAGTGTGTTTGGAGCCGGTGGCATTTCCGCAAATGGTAGCGACTCTTTTGTTTCGCTTAGCAACACCATTGTGGCTGGTAATCGTTCTGAATTTTCGAGCTCGGAAATACGTTTAGATGGTGGTTCTATTTTTACGCTGGAGGTAGGTCACAATGTCTTAGGCCGCGCTAAATTTACTACCGCAGAGTCATTTTCAGGAGTGCCGATTACGGGTGACAATATCTTCGCGACGAGCGATGGCAATAATCCGCAGATACTTAACCAAATAATATCGCCGCTTAGTAACAACGGTGGCCCTACCCGAACTCATGCGCTCCCCATAGGTAGTATTGCTATAGATAATGGAGACGCGTTTATCTGTGACCTTTACTTTTCTGGCGCTGATCAACGCGGACCCAACAACCGGCAAGACAGCCATTGCGACATCGGCTCGGTGGAATATTTTATCGAAGACGATGCATGCTTTGTCGTGCCCACGGCCAACGCCAAGCTGGTTACCTTCTGTCTCTAA
- a CDS encoding polysaccharide lyase family 7 protein: protein MNFKYLAIIYTYSCIIFSAATHATNVVNDDFATDGTITTDAAYFASSSSDALEINANSIGLVSGSSGRQVHALFNTQSLDNAGDMLKASITFTTPATIASSNEDLRIGLFDHLERNSAAQLAQNTSYDSSNPNPDFSGLPGFYLELDVESADPTTDLQLRRSDPSTTGRLLSTSTGFTALGDSADLGYSIAANTEYSVELTVLRTSADTLSITADFGEYTFTTTDLLPASFNFGMLAMGSSSGAFGSTNVPDVDPATVNDNGIDINNFTVEFIPTTDVIVDESKVVNDDFAADGTAATDAAYFASSGSTAIEVNTNSIGLVSGSSGRQIHALFDTQSLINAGDTLKASITFTTPVTVAASNEDIRIGLFDHLDRDNAAQLAQNTSYDSSNPNADFSGLPGFYVELDVESVDPTSDLQVRRSDPSTTGSLLSTSTGFTALGDSEDLGYSIVANTEYTVELSLMRTETDSLAITVDFGGDTFTVSDTTPASFNIGMLALGSSSGAFGSSNTPGADPVTVNDNGIDINKFTVELIPFEPGDGGDTGNSNTATVVDDNFLADGTAELDADYYTSSNLSALEFNNNSIGLVSGSSGRAAHALFETQTLEKAGDILRTAITFITPATVASGGEDFRIGLFDHLGRNNQQQLAQNTTYSSSNPNPDFVGLPGFYLELDVEQSSLQSDLDIRKSSPTTTGRLINTTGGFTALGNGPDLGYTFQPNTEYTVYLEIVRTANDELDVSGIFLGRTFTVTDTAPLSFNFGLLALNASSEAFGSTNSPGTDPTTVNDNGIDITSVKVDFIRTSAVNDDFASNGTTAASDSYFASSNSSAIEFNNNSVGLVSGTSGRQIHTLFDTQTLVNVGDTLEVSVDFSTPATVAAGNEDLRFGIFDHLGRIAEDRLGQNTSFSSSTPNADFAGLPGYYLELDIESADPATDLDIRRSNPSTTGRSLTSSDGFTSLGNGDDIGYVIAADTSYTVSFTIERTGTDELDITARFLGNLLRVTDVAPESFDFGMLAIYANSNAVGSSSTPGTDPAIVNDNGIDITGVTINYNPFFEVEEVEIPPINPPIGDHPDVEIIPGLPPGEELPFEPPVDQPGDGTPSAPSENFIGALPAITLLLLNDDVELTNAEKVANYFGLNPSFAPWENFDLSDWALDAPNVDPLGLDPNNDGVIGDGFSARTDDAAFARGELFPGSEPFFFTGSDGAMVFKSTVGGARTSQNTSYVRSELREMLRAGDTSISTQGVSANNWALGYQPENPDIGARGGRLTATLSIDQVTTTGVSGQVGRVIIGQIHAENDEPLRLYYRKLPGNTKGSIYAVSEIRNGDDLPHFNLIGDSSSSAVDPVNDGITLGELFSYEITNIAGEIEIIIRRGDRDGEIIATETIDLIAENSGYDVVDEWMYFKAGAYTQDNTGVSNDFAQVRFYRLENSH from the coding sequence ATGAATTTCAAGTACCTAGCTATTATCTACACCTATTCATGCATAATCTTCTCGGCAGCTACACACGCCACGAATGTGGTCAATGACGACTTTGCGACTGACGGAACAATAACCACCGACGCGGCCTATTTCGCTTCTAGCAGTTCAGACGCCCTTGAGATAAACGCAAACTCAATCGGCTTAGTCAGCGGCTCGTCCGGCCGTCAGGTCCACGCCTTATTCAACACTCAATCTCTAGACAATGCCGGCGATATGCTTAAGGCATCGATCACCTTCACGACACCAGCAACCATCGCGTCTAGCAACGAAGACCTTCGGATCGGCCTGTTTGATCACCTAGAGAGGAATTCCGCCGCGCAACTGGCGCAAAACACCAGCTACGACTCATCAAACCCCAATCCAGATTTCTCGGGCTTACCTGGGTTTTACCTTGAATTAGATGTCGAAAGCGCCGATCCAACCACAGACCTACAGCTTCGCCGTTCTGACCCGTCGACAACAGGTCGTCTACTGTCAACATCAACGGGTTTCACAGCTCTTGGCGACAGCGCAGACCTAGGCTATTCAATAGCCGCCAACACTGAATACAGCGTCGAGTTAACAGTGCTAAGAACCAGTGCCGATACGCTGTCGATCACCGCTGATTTCGGCGAGTACACATTTACCACGACCGATCTATTACCCGCCTCCTTTAACTTTGGCATGTTAGCAATGGGATCTTCGTCTGGAGCTTTCGGTTCCACTAACGTGCCAGATGTAGACCCCGCAACGGTTAATGACAATGGCATCGACATCAATAACTTCACCGTTGAATTCATACCGACTACCGATGTTATTGTTGATGAGTCCAAGGTCGTCAATGACGATTTTGCAGCCGATGGAACCGCCGCTACCGACGCCGCCTACTTCGCCTCCAGTGGTAGCACGGCAATTGAAGTTAATACAAACTCCATCGGGTTGGTAAGCGGCTCGTCAGGCCGTCAGATTCACGCCTTATTCGACACTCAATCTCTAATCAATGCTGGCGACACACTCAAGGCTTCAATTACCTTTACAACACCGGTAACGGTGGCGGCCAGCAACGAAGATATTCGTATTGGCCTATTTGACCACTTAGACCGTGACAATGCGGCTCAATTGGCTCAGAACACCAGTTATGATTCGTCTAATCCTAATGCAGATTTCTCCGGCTTACCTGGTTTCTATGTCGAACTAGATGTCGAAAGTGTTGACCCGACTTCGGACTTACAAGTTCGCCGATCAGACCCATCGACAACCGGTAGCTTGCTGTCCACATCGACTGGTTTCACAGCGCTTGGAGATAGCGAAGATCTAGGGTATTCGATTGTCGCAAACACTGAGTACACTGTAGAGCTGTCCCTAATGCGCACCGAAACAGATTCGCTAGCGATAACGGTAGATTTCGGTGGCGACACTTTCACCGTTAGCGATACAACACCGGCGTCCTTTAACATTGGCATGTTAGCGCTCGGCTCATCATCTGGAGCCTTCGGTTCTTCGAATACGCCAGGAGCCGACCCAGTAACCGTTAATGACAACGGCATCGACATCAATAAATTCACCGTCGAGTTAATTCCGTTTGAACCAGGAGATGGTGGCGACACCGGCAATTCGAACACGGCAACCGTTGTTGATGACAATTTTCTTGCCGATGGCACTGCTGAGCTTGATGCGGATTACTACACCTCAAGCAATCTCAGCGCGCTTGAGTTCAATAATAATTCAATCGGCTTAGTAAGCGGATCCTCTGGCCGCGCAGCTCATGCCCTATTCGAAACTCAAACTCTCGAGAAGGCAGGAGACATATTAAGAACCGCTATTACGTTCATTACACCAGCAACCGTTGCATCAGGCGGAGAAGATTTTCGCATCGGCTTATTCGATCATTTAGGCCGCAATAATCAACAACAGCTTGCGCAAAACACCACCTACAGTTCGTCTAACCCCAATCCCGATTTTGTCGGCTTGCCAGGCTTTTACTTAGAATTAGATGTTGAACAATCCAGCCTACAATCAGACTTAGATATTCGTAAATCCAGCCCCACCACAACAGGCCGCTTGATCAATACCACTGGTGGTTTTACTGCGCTGGGAAATGGCCCAGATCTTGGCTACACCTTTCAGCCCAACACGGAATACACCGTGTATTTGGAAATTGTGCGTACTGCCAACGATGAGCTTGATGTCAGCGGAATTTTTCTAGGTAGAACATTCACCGTTACCGACACAGCTCCGTTGTCGTTTAATTTTGGCCTGTTAGCGTTAAACGCATCGTCAGAAGCATTTGGCTCAACTAACTCGCCGGGCACCGACCCCACTACCGTCAATGATAACGGCATCGACATCACCAGTGTCAAAGTCGACTTTATCCGCACGTCGGCAGTTAATGATGATTTTGCCAGCAATGGAACTACCGCAGCAAGTGACTCCTATTTTGCCTCCAGCAATTCGAGCGCAATCGAGTTTAACAACAACTCTGTCGGTCTAGTTAGCGGCACATCCGGGCGCCAAATTCACACGCTATTCGACACTCAAACACTAGTCAATGTCGGTGACACACTCGAAGTTTCCGTTGACTTCTCTACTCCAGCGACAGTCGCAGCGGGCAATGAAGACCTTCGCTTTGGAATCTTTGACCACTTAGGTCGCATCGCAGAGGATCGTCTGGGCCAAAACACCAGCTTTAGCTCGTCAACGCCAAACGCCGACTTCGCTGGCCTTCCGGGGTATTACCTTGAACTGGACATTGAAAGCGCAGACCCTGCAACCGACTTAGATATTCGACGGTCTAACCCGTCGACTACGGGTCGCTCATTAACAAGCTCTGATGGGTTCACATCCTTAGGCAATGGAGACGATATCGGTTATGTAATTGCTGCTGACACCAGTTATACAGTCAGTTTTACGATTGAACGCACTGGCACCGATGAGCTGGATATCACCGCTAGGTTCCTCGGTAATTTGTTAAGAGTTACCGACGTAGCACCCGAATCGTTTGATTTTGGTATGTTAGCTATCTACGCGAACTCTAACGCTGTTGGTTCATCGAGCACTCCCGGCACCGACCCCGCTATAGTCAACGATAATGGAATCGATATTACCGGTGTCACGATCAACTACAACCCATTTTTTGAGGTGGAAGAAGTGGAAATTCCGCCGATCAACCCACCAATCGGCGACCATCCAGACGTTGAGATCATTCCCGGACTTCCTCCCGGCGAAGAACTCCCATTTGAACCGCCTGTTGATCAACCTGGCGACGGCACTCCATCCGCCCCATCTGAGAACTTCATTGGCGCTCTACCGGCCATTACATTGCTCTTGCTGAACGACGATGTAGAACTGACTAACGCCGAAAAAGTCGCTAATTACTTTGGCTTGAACCCTAGTTTCGCTCCATGGGAAAACTTTGATTTAAGTGATTGGGCACTTGACGCACCTAACGTGGACCCATTGGGGTTAGATCCCAATAACGACGGTGTAATAGGCGATGGATTTTCCGCGCGGACTGACGATGCGGCATTCGCTCGCGGCGAACTTTTTCCCGGCTCAGAGCCTTTTTTCTTTACTGGCTCAGATGGTGCAATGGTATTTAAATCGACCGTAGGCGGCGCTAGAACATCGCAAAACACCAGTTATGTTCGATCAGAGTTACGAGAAATGTTGCGCGCCGGTGACACATCGATTAGCACGCAAGGAGTCAGTGCCAACAACTGGGCTTTAGGCTACCAGCCTGAGAACCCAGATATCGGCGCGCGCGGCGGTAGGTTAACCGCAACCCTAAGTATCGACCAAGTCACTACTACCGGAGTCAGCGGCCAAGTTGGCCGAGTGATCATAGGGCAAATCCACGCGGAAAATGATGAGCCGCTACGCCTCTATTATCGAAAGCTACCCGGCAATACTAAAGGTAGCATTTACGCCGTGAGTGAGATCCGTAATGGCGATGACCTACCGCACTTCAATCTCATTGGAGACTCGTCAAGTAGTGCAGTCGATCCGGTAAACGACGGAATTACGCTTGGTGAGCTATTCTCTTATGAGATCACTAATATTGCGGGAGAAATAGAAATCATCATCCGCAGAGGTGATCGCGATGGCGAAATTATTGCTACTGAAACAATTGACCTAATTGCTGAAAACAGCGGCTACGATGTTGTCGATGAGTGGATGTATTTCAAAGCCGGCGCTTACACGCAGGACAACACGGGCGTTAGTAATGACTTTGCGCAAGTACGCTTTTATCGTTTAGAGAATAGCCATTAG
- a CDS encoding DUF2608 domain-containing protein gives MHKPYSTRIWLGLIWIALLSGCVSSGQKLNRSVVTPVRVINSNSFSDIASEIASTNQNHRTDRVLVVLDIDNTILTSNIDLGSDIWYQWQRSSLEIIPTETQKVDCLFEDAIGLLYELNPLVLTEDNIPNIISTWQNNGNYVIALTSRSPRYRAATERELLNKGIDLSKTAITEHGKTTVVYREQLQREISYMNGIMMTSGMDKGKMLKHLISKVSKLSNESPMFDAITFVDDSLINIQNMHQAYENTSGVELTAIHYTHVEEQRKQNFGAVLTQEQANKMDEDWKSLTTFLNQLFPRRQVGATCIANE, from the coding sequence ATGCATAAACCATACTCAACTAGAATTTGGCTAGGACTCATCTGGATAGCTTTGTTATCGGGATGTGTTTCAAGCGGTCAAAAACTCAATCGATCAGTCGTAACACCGGTCAGAGTCATTAACTCAAATTCTTTTTCTGACATTGCTTCCGAGATTGCCAGCACCAACCAGAATCACCGAACCGATCGAGTACTGGTGGTACTCGATATTGACAATACGATACTGACTAGCAACATAGATCTCGGCAGTGACATTTGGTATCAGTGGCAAAGAAGCAGCCTGGAAATCATTCCTACCGAGACTCAAAAAGTCGACTGTTTGTTCGAAGATGCAATCGGCTTGCTGTATGAACTTAACCCATTAGTACTAACCGAAGACAACATACCTAACATAATTTCTACGTGGCAAAACAATGGCAACTATGTCATCGCATTAACGTCTCGAAGTCCAAGATATCGGGCGGCGACCGAGAGAGAGCTTCTCAACAAAGGTATTGATCTTTCAAAAACGGCGATAACCGAGCATGGAAAAACAACCGTCGTTTATAGAGAACAGCTTCAGCGCGAAATCAGTTACATGAACGGAATTATGATGACTTCCGGAATGGATAAAGGAAAAATGCTCAAGCATCTCATTTCAAAAGTGTCAAAACTATCGAATGAATCGCCAATGTTTGATGCAATTACCTTTGTCGATGATTCACTGATTAATATTCAGAATATGCATCAGGCGTACGAAAATACTAGCGGCGTTGAGTTGACCGCTATTCATTACACACACGTCGAAGAACAAAGAAAACAAAATTTTGGCGCGGTACTCACGCAAGAGCAAGCAAACAAAATGGATGAGGATTGGAAGTCGCTGACAACCTTTCTAAATCAGTTATTTCCACGCAGACAGGTTGGAGCTACTTGTATCGCTAACGAGTGA
- a CDS encoding DUF4870 family protein translates to MSALATTTSTTTSSSEYKGHALVAYILLAIGLFTAIPLLFGAVWAMIQKKGAYGTIYHSHLVNTTRVFWWSLFWTIIGALLAVVGIGYLIWCVTWLWVLYRVVNGLVKVMSDEPYPV, encoded by the coding sequence ATGAGCGCACTAGCAACAACTACTTCTACCACTACCAGCAGCAGCGAGTATAAAGGCCATGCTTTGGTTGCCTATATTCTACTAGCGATCGGATTGTTTACGGCCATTCCACTCTTGTTTGGCGCAGTGTGGGCGATGATCCAAAAGAAAGGTGCCTACGGCACGATTTACCACAGTCATTTAGTTAACACCACACGGGTATTTTGGTGGAGTTTATTCTGGACCATCATCGGCGCCTTGTTAGCCGTGGTTGGCATCGGCTATCTAATCTGGTGTGTCACTTGGCTTTGGGTACTTTACCGAGTTGTTAATGGCTTGGTGAAAGTAATGTCCGACGAGCCCTACCCCGTTTAG
- a CDS encoding LemA family protein: MEIALGFVVVLVCFITWMYNRLVRARNYALDAWSGIGVQLTKRHDLIPLLANVVKSYAKHETDLLVRTTELRAPNISDDTQKTEQREQSFGKQLNQIVVLAEDYPEIKADQNFQRLQDNLVAVEGDIESARRYYNGAVRDLNVLVESFPSNLIARQFSFESRKFFELELPAMRATPLIKLS; the protein is encoded by the coding sequence ATGGAAATAGCGTTGGGGTTTGTAGTTGTTTTAGTTTGTTTTATTACATGGATGTACAACCGTTTGGTGCGCGCTAGAAACTATGCGTTAGATGCATGGAGTGGCATTGGAGTTCAGCTTACCAAGCGGCATGATCTTATTCCGTTGTTGGCTAATGTAGTCAAGTCGTATGCCAAGCATGAAACCGATTTATTGGTTAGGACCACCGAACTGCGTGCGCCAAACATTAGTGACGATACGCAAAAGACCGAGCAGCGTGAGCAGTCATTTGGCAAGCAATTAAATCAAATTGTGGTGCTGGCTGAGGATTACCCCGAGATTAAGGCCGATCAGAATTTTCAGCGCCTGCAGGACAACTTGGTTGCGGTAGAGGGGGACATTGAGAGCGCGCGGCGTTATTACAACGGCGCAGTGCGTGATCTAAATGTGTTAGTTGAGTCGTTTCCATCAAATTTGATTGCTCGGCAGTTCTCGTTTGAGAGCCGTAAGTTTTTCGAGCTAGAGTTACCAGCGATGCGAGCGACGCCGTTGATCAAACTATCTTAA
- a CDS encoding DUF2207 domain-containing protein, translating to MSRFGWVSHSKRSIKNWMLLIALLLLPLSVAQADEAILDFHSDITVNRDGSFNVVERITVNAEGLNIKRGVYRDLPTSYDHPKYGKFGFKSKAPIEVHSLLRNGDHEPYHVQALNNGIRIFFGSKQRYLEHGEHTYTLSYTAERQVAVNDGIAQLYWNVTGNGWGFRIEQASAQVTLPDNASIHQQEVYTGYQGSSASDAQFALADNRDLKVAATSQLRAGQGMTIRVRFDAANIAIPQASELAALYSDNKLWFWGASLLVLMGVMFLCCWHLIGRDPRRGIIIAQYRPVKELSAAAHRAVFRNRVDDTSFSVGVLSAAIKGWLTISKPRRDTFRLTSTDKPDSESDATNRIERKPLSPSEELLVKGLFDGRDSVTLDGVYDSRLKKLKERYDVFLMSEFADKSHQNHVWPLVIGGLIGLAGLLLMATVGLTGKDSLIGIMLVVAIVVAFISIMVVRRKDWPFGYSLATISLAVAAINFYYANTLMALGFVVFGVLLGLFSYLMPAPKQAAVGTLDQIEGFRLYLSKAEHESLKRLDLPEKTPQLYEELLPFAIALDLETEWSGQFTDVLAAANWDSDKHSQRSAWYAGGSGSSMGSFAPAIAAGLASSVVAASTPPSSSSSSGGGFSGGGGGGGGGGGW from the coding sequence ATGAGTCGATTTGGCTGGGTTAGTCATTCCAAAAGAAGCATTAAGAACTGGATGTTGCTTATTGCTTTGTTGTTATTGCCGCTTTCCGTGGCGCAGGCCGACGAGGCGATTCTCGATTTTCACAGTGATATCACGGTTAACCGGGATGGCAGCTTTAATGTGGTCGAACGAATTACCGTGAACGCCGAGGGTCTAAATATAAAACGCGGTGTGTATCGCGATTTGCCAACTTCCTACGATCATCCGAAATACGGCAAGTTTGGATTTAAGTCTAAAGCGCCGATTGAGGTACATAGCTTGCTACGCAATGGTGACCACGAGCCGTACCATGTGCAGGCGCTAAATAACGGGATACGTATTTTCTTTGGAAGCAAGCAGCGCTATTTGGAACACGGTGAACACACCTATACTTTGAGTTACACGGCTGAACGCCAAGTCGCGGTCAATGACGGTATTGCGCAATTGTATTGGAATGTAACTGGTAACGGCTGGGGTTTTCGAATCGAGCAGGCTAGTGCACAGGTAACTTTACCCGACAACGCCAGCATTCACCAACAGGAAGTTTATACCGGTTATCAAGGTTCATCAGCTAGCGATGCGCAGTTTGCTTTAGCTGATAATCGCGATTTGAAGGTGGCCGCCACCAGTCAGTTGAGAGCTGGCCAAGGCATGACGATTAGAGTGCGGTTCGATGCGGCAAATATTGCCATTCCGCAAGCGTCTGAGTTGGCGGCTTTGTATAGTGATAATAAGTTATGGTTCTGGGGTGCTAGTTTGCTCGTGCTGATGGGAGTGATGTTTCTTTGCTGTTGGCATTTGATTGGTCGAGACCCTAGGCGCGGAATTATCATTGCGCAGTATCGGCCGGTGAAAGAGTTATCCGCTGCTGCGCATCGCGCAGTGTTTCGGAATCGAGTGGATGATACGTCGTTTTCGGTTGGGGTATTAAGTGCTGCTATCAAAGGCTGGCTTACCATTAGCAAGCCAAGAAGAGATACGTTCAGATTAACGTCTACTGACAAGCCTGATTCTGAGTCCGACGCGACTAACAGAATCGAACGTAAGCCACTTTCGCCAAGCGAAGAGCTATTGGTTAAAGGCTTATTTGATGGTCGCGATTCAGTCACTTTGGATGGCGTGTACGACAGTCGTTTAAAGAAGCTTAAGGAACGTTACGATGTGTTTCTAATGTCGGAATTTGCTGACAAGTCACATCAGAACCACGTATGGCCATTAGTAATCGGCGGACTAATCGGTCTTGCCGGCCTGTTGCTAATGGCGACGGTGGGCTTGACTGGTAAGGATAGTTTAATCGGCATCATGCTGGTAGTTGCGATTGTCGTAGCCTTTATTTCAATCATGGTGGTGCGTAGAAAAGATTGGCCGTTTGGTTATTCGCTCGCTACCATTAGCTTAGCGGTGGCTGCGATCAATTTTTACTACGCCAATACATTGATGGCGCTGGGGTTTGTCGTTTTTGGAGTATTGCTTGGGCTGTTTAGTTATCTGATGCCAGCACCGAAACAGGCCGCAGTTGGCACGCTAGATCAAATCGAAGGTTTTCGCTTGTATTTATCAAAAGCTGAGCACGAAAGCTTGAAGCGATTAGACCTCCCTGAAAAAACACCACAGCTTTATGAAGAGCTATTGCCGTTTGCCATTGCGCTTGATTTAGAAACAGAATGGTCCGGTCAGTTTACCGATGTGTTGGCCGCTGCGAATTGGGATTCAGATAAGCACTCGCAGCGCTCAGCTTGGTATGCCGGTGGCAGTGGCTCGTCTATGGGGTCGTTTGCACCTGCTATCGCGGCCGGTTTAGCCAGCAGTGTGGTCGCGGCTTCGACTCCGCCGAGTTCTTCGTCTTCGTCTGGTGGTGGCTTTTCCGGAGGCGGCGGAGGCGGTGGTGGTGGCGGTGGCTGGTAG
- a CDS encoding DUF4252 domain-containing protein: MKTLKRHLVLGFIALLLSNPAYAIAQGQIDFADLSSFYGEPKVEINLSASLMKIIGSFADEEEDPEVANILANLESIKVRVYNLNGELEKANSTIDRVSGELKTDNWETLVTVNNNEENQKVRIFSKSTLNVIDGVVVMVVSPEKDGGEAVFINIVGEIDPDNIAKVTEKLDIEIN, from the coding sequence ATGAAAACTTTAAAACGACACCTAGTACTAGGCTTTATTGCATTACTACTAAGCAACCCAGCTTATGCCATTGCACAAGGTCAAATCGATTTTGCTGATTTGTCTTCCTTTTACGGAGAGCCGAAGGTCGAAATCAATCTAAGCGCTAGTCTCATGAAAATCATCGGCAGCTTTGCTGACGAAGAAGAAGACCCAGAAGTGGCTAATATCTTGGCAAACCTCGAATCGATCAAAGTGCGTGTATACAACTTAAATGGTGAACTTGAAAAAGCCAACTCAACAATCGACCGAGTGAGCGGTGAACTCAAAACCGACAACTGGGAAACGCTAGTAACGGTGAATAACAATGAAGAGAACCAAAAGGTAAGAATCTTTAGTAAATCGACGCTCAACGTGATTGATGGCGTCGTGGTGATGGTGGTGTCTCCTGAAAAAGACGGTGGAGAAGCGGTGTTTATAAATATCGTTGGAGAGATCGACCCTGACAATATCGCCAAGGTTACCGAAAAACTCGACATTGAAATTAACTAA